The proteins below are encoded in one region of Cytophagales bacterium:
- a CDS encoding glutaminyl-peptide cyclotransferase has translation MSKYLKLNQFLLAIAVLLIVGCSDSNTQEKPASKTPLIKKKASKLIAPGINQQYQLGESINFEVALKDENQLIDSVTLEVQQRKVAYTNSTFTWSPEQPRVGKPRIKLTVYFDGKKETHYPKVLILPEASPAQYTYRVINTFPHDPSAYTQGLFWHEGLLWESTGKEGASTMRKVDLKSGQPTKKIDLDPALFGEGAAILQDKIYQLTWTSQKGFVYDQNLNQTGEFRYPTEGWGITTLEENLIMSDGTHNLYIMEPNGFTEIDRLQVYDHEGEVSDLNELENVNGKIYANVYGKEYIAVIDPATGAVEATIDFEGIWTRDNTNNSLDYVLNGIAYDAEGDRLFVTGKYWSNLFEVELLLRGNQP, from the coding sequence ATGTCAAAATATCTAAAACTAAACCAGTTCCTTCTGGCAATTGCCGTCTTGCTGATCGTAGGTTGTTCCGATTCAAACACCCAGGAAAAACCTGCATCAAAAACCCCGCTCATCAAGAAGAAAGCGAGTAAGCTTATTGCTCCAGGCATCAATCAGCAATACCAGCTGGGAGAATCCATCAATTTCGAAGTAGCCCTCAAAGACGAAAACCAATTGATCGATTCTGTCACATTGGAGGTTCAGCAGCGAAAAGTGGCTTATACCAATTCAACGTTCACATGGTCTCCGGAACAACCACGAGTTGGTAAACCCAGAATCAAATTGACCGTGTATTTCGATGGTAAAAAAGAAACACACTATCCCAAAGTCCTGATATTACCCGAAGCAAGCCCTGCCCAATATACTTATCGGGTGATCAACACGTTCCCTCATGATCCTTCTGCCTATACACAGGGCCTGTTTTGGCATGAAGGTCTGCTCTGGGAAAGTACCGGCAAGGAAGGTGCTTCTACCATGCGCAAGGTAGATTTAAAATCGGGCCAACCAACGAAGAAAATCGACCTAGATCCTGCTTTATTCGGAGAAGGTGCAGCCATACTTCAGGATAAGATCTATCAGCTGACCTGGACCTCCCAAAAAGGATTCGTTTACGATCAAAACCTGAATCAGACAGGAGAGTTTAGATATCCAACAGAAGGTTGGGGCATCACCACCCTAGAAGAGAATTTGATCATGAGTGACGGCACACATAACCTATACATCATGGAGCCAAATGGTTTTACCGAGATTGATCGGTTGCAGGTATATGATCATGAAGGGGAAGTCAGCGACCTCAATGAATTGGAAAATGTCAATGGCAAGATCTATGCCAACGTCTATGGTAAAGAATACATTGCTGTGATCGACCCGGCTACCGGAGCCGTAGAAGCTACCATCGATTTCGAAGGAATCTGGACTCGAGACAATACGAACAACTCACTCGACTATGTCCTTAATGGTATCGCATACGATGCGGAAGGAGACCGGCTATTCGTTACAGGAAAGTATTGGTCCAACTTATTCGAAGTGGAGCTACTCCTTAGAGGAAATCAGCCCTAA